AAGATGGCTTACCGGTTGAGCGTTTTCTACGTTTTATTCCAAATCCTGGTCATAAATCGGAACAACTGGCTGAAGTGGTCCTCACCACTCTGAAGTCATATGATCTTGATATTGCCAACTGTCGTGGTCAATCATATGACAACGCAAGCAATATGTCTGGCCATTATAGAGGATTGCAAGCCAGAATTCTGGAAATAAACCCACTTGCTGTGTATATTCCATGCTCTGCACATTCTTTAAATCTAGTAGGGAAGCATGCTGCTGAAAGTTGTCCTGAAGCCTGTTCATTCTTTGGTCTCCTACAatacctttacattttttttactgcttccactCACAGATGGGAGATTTTACAAGAACATCTATCATCTGTGCCAAACACTCTAGCGGTCAAGAGATTATCTGACACACGGTGGTCAGCCAGGGAAGATGCCTGTAGAAGCTTGAATCGAAATTGGACTCAAGTAATCGAAGCCTTAACAAAAATTAAGGAAAATACCTCAGAGGCACCGGGAACATGCAAGGAAGCTGAAGGTCTTCTGAAAGAAATACGACGTCTGGAGACTGCACTTATGAGTGGTTTGTGGGGTACTATCCTGGATAGATTTGGTGCAGTTAGCAAAAAACTCCAAAGTATTGGCATTGATGTTGGAATTGTAGGGGAGCTGTATGAGTCACTGATCCAGTTTGCTCGAGAAACCAGAGATATATTCCCAACTTTCGAAGCTGCTGCAATAGAAAAATCCGTTGTGAAGGATTATGAGAATAAGAGGAAAGGTGCACAAGCAAGGAAAGGTTCAGCAACTTCCAGCAAGACACAGGCAGAGGAAGCCCAAGAACATTTTCGCATTAACACCTTTTATGTTATTTGTGACAACTTGGTTGCTGAACTTATGAGAAGAAAAACAGCATATGACTCTTTCTTTGGAAAGTTTAAATTTATTACTGATTTATCAAAAACTGAGCCATCAGCAATATTACAGTATGCAAACAACCTTTGTTCTTCTTACAGCAAAGACTTGGAACAGGAGTGTTTTTTTGATGAGTGCCTCCACTTTCGTTCATACCTAATAAGTTCTTCTGCAGAAGATACCTCTGTTCTGGCGATGTCCCGAATGATAAGGGAGAGAGGATTGCAAAGCATTTATTTAAATGTGGACATTGCTCTCAGAATGTTTTTGTGTACTGCAGCAACTAACTGCTCAGCTGAGCGTTCTTTCTCAACTTTGAAGCGAGTTAAGAACTACTTACGATCCAGACTGGGAGAGGAAAGATTGAACTCACTGGCAGTGTTGGCAATAGAGTCTGAACTCACAAAATCTTTGGACTATGAAGAGCTCATCAACAGCTTTGCCACACAGAGAGTTCGGCGAAAGCCACTTTAGTTTAGTTTACAAGTATGATTTAGATCTAATAGTCTAATATTCAACAGTTTGCACTTATTTAAGTCAGAAATGTTTACAGTTTTATTTGTTGTATTtcagtttaatatatttatatatttaattaaagttaTTAAAAACCTCATCGTGTCAGTTTCAGGATGGATTGATGTAAGTAAATGGTGTGTGAAAGTCTGTGCTATGGCTAAAGTAGTGTAATGGACTGGATGTGTTGATATGTACAGTGGCATTGTCTTGTATGAATGACACAAATTGTGTATGCATGTCCAGTAACAGCTGTTGAAGCCTTGGTGCTGTTACTGCTATTATATGtaaagattctcttaaaataataCATGCAACATTTGAAATGGTacagaaaacacaaaatattGGCCTTCGTTATT
The nucleotide sequence above comes from Pelobates fuscus isolate aPelFus1 chromosome 4, aPelFus1.pri, whole genome shotgun sequence. Encoded proteins:
- the LOC134609504 gene encoding zinc finger MYM-type protein 1-like, producing the protein MSDGRKRLSGAGYRKNAKIRREKQARELEQTGKIELFFSKPVASSNTEQGEEVVEDLTADICETDVVATCSFDTLLATSSSSIARETETSESGPSSSVEFDDPVVQIGVSSDPAEWVLNDCTRDHVAKHGIIQNENLDFTQSRRLYADHSRLLTKHLFEKGIFNGEKQKRSYLVYSKSKGVVFCAPCRLFGGKSQLAESGFNDWKNGTAQLNEHERSAEHKSCVLSLKSRACTLGRIDESLTKQRSDEIQYWRNVLKRVVAAVKALGTRGLAFRGKDDRFGSTHNGNYMMMFEFLSEFDPFIAEHIARYGNAGKGVTSYLSFATCEQFIQLMADSVTKQMVKEAKAAKYYSIIVDSTPDSSHTDQLAFILRYVKEDGLPVERFLRFIPNPGHKSEQLAEVVLTTLKSYDLDIANCRGQSYDNASNMSGHYRGLQARILEINPLAVYIPCSAHSLNLVGKHAAESCPEACSFFGLLQYLYIFFTASTHRWEILQEHLSSVPNTLAVKRLSDTRWSAREDACRSLNRNWTQVIEALTKIKENTSEAPGTCKEAEGLLKEIRRLETALMSGLWGTILDRFGAVSKKLQSIGIDVGIVGELYESLIQFARETRDIFPTFEAAAIEKSVVKDYENKRKGAQARKGSATSSKTQAEEAQEHFRINTFYVICDNLVAELMRRKTAYDSFFGKFKFITDLSKTEPSAILQYANNLCSSYSKDLEQECFFDECLHFRSYLISSSAEDTSVLAMSRMIRERGLQSIYLNVDIALRMFLCTAATNCSAERSFSTLKRVKNYLRSRLGEERLNSLAVLAIESELTKSLDYEELINSFATQRVRRKPL